Proteins from a genomic interval of Cervus elaphus chromosome 13, mCerEla1.1, whole genome shotgun sequence:
- the LOC122706985 gene encoding cyclin-dependent kinase 2-interacting protein isoform X3 — MCCVMGQTDDDSHVLLARKEPLLGKTLGTVTPRKPVLSVSARKIKDNAADWHNLILKWETLNDGGFATASNIANMKISLLSRDKIELESSGLAADDAAEKEHPEYSRELEALCEELQTTLDGLAKIQMKMEKLSSTTKGVCELEDYHYGEERKRPPLFHTWPTAHFYEVSRKLSDMYGRELRLKRVVVEQLAHATDRDLALSYLSMWLHQPYLEGSSRLLLESMLLETGHRAL, encoded by the exons GAAAGACTCTCGGAACTGTAACGCCAAGAAAACCTGTCTTATCTGTCAGTGCAAGAAAAATTAAGGACAATGCGGCCGACTGGCATAATTTAATCCTGAAATGGGAAACCCTCAACGATGGAGGTTTTGCTACTGCAAGCAATATTGCCAACATGAAAATCAGTTTGTT GAGCAGAGACAAGATAGAATTAGAGAGCAGCGGCCTGGCTGCCGACGACGCTGCAGAAAAGGAGCACCCGGAATACAGCAGGGAGCTGGAGGCGCTGTGTGAGGAGCTGCAGACCACCCTGGACGGCTTG GCCAAAATACagatgaagatggaaaagctgtCTTCAACCACCAAGGGCGTTTGTGAACTAGAAGATTACCATTACGGGGAGGAGAGAAAACGCCCCCCCCTCTTCCACACGTGGCCCACAGCCCATTTTT ACGAGGTCTCCCGCAAGCTCTCCGACATGTATGGCCGGGAGCTCCGCCTGAAGCGCGTGGTGGTGGAGCAGCTGGCACACGCGACCGACCGCGACCTCGCCCTCAGCTACCTGTCCATGTGGCTGCACCAGCCTTACCTGGAGGGCAGCAGCAGGCTGCTTCTGGAGAGCATGCTGCTGGAGACGGGGCACCGCGCGCTGTGA